A region of Culicoides brevitarsis isolate CSIRO-B50_1 chromosome 1, AGI_CSIRO_Cbre_v1, whole genome shotgun sequence DNA encodes the following proteins:
- the LOC134835287 gene encoding small ribosomal subunit protein mS31, protein MLIKAFKPSYNRIFTCARTSIRYFCDKKDDDAASKVSAAAPEKVKDTSKDADAASDRLNKLLSQMSTENVQHKKTVEIPRPKKDQRNRFKNKDSDDEKPKNIVDAAKKVAKSMKGDQRLTEMELLSKILGVPAKGDTEKKTNLSNVISGLQIHRDEPLVKVDPSRAEFVRNKMREYNDKRQSFQQPRERKPKAPRPTQPAKRTAKIDLFGAQPLDIFTETKATPKEFLETWDSLEKRELRLSITHPPSNYFEKMALWTEQGKLWRFPIDNEQDIGAEAEVDFSEHVFLEEQLEPWCPKKGPVRHFMELVTVGLSKNPYMSVREKHDHINFYKEYFESKKDLLQQIIVESKTGDKKELSNQ, encoded by the exons ATGCTGATAAAAGCCTTTAAACCATCATACAATAg gaTTTTCACGTGTGCCCGAACATCGATACggtatttttgtgacaaaaaagacGATGATGCCGCTTCAAAGGTCTCTGCTGCTGCTCCAGAAAAGGTCAAAGACACGAGCAAAGATGCTGATGCAGCATCCGATCGCTTAAACAAACTCCTTTCTCAAATGTCCACTGAAAATGTGCAGCACAAAAAAACCGTGGAGATCCCAAGACCCAAGAAGGATCAAAGGAATCGCTTCAAAAACAAAGATTCCGACgatgaaaaaccaaaaaatatcgTGGACGCTGccaaaaaagttgcaaaatcGATGAAAGGCGACCAACGACTCACAGAAATGGAgttattgtcaaaaattttgggtgTTCCGGCGAAAGGTGatacagagaaaaaaacaaatcttag CAATGTTATCTCAGGACTTCAAATTCACAGAGACGAACCACTGGTAAAGGTAGATCCGAGTCGCGCTGAGTTTGTGCGAAACAAAATGAGGGAATATAACGATAAACGTCAGAGCTTCCAACAACCCCGAGAGCGAAAACCAAAAGCTCCACGTCCAACACAACCTGCAAAGCGAACAGCTAAAATAGATTTGTTTGGGGCACAACCACTGGACATTTTCACGGAAACGAAGGCAACTCCTAAGGAATTCCTCGAAACGTGGGATTCGTTGGAAAAACGTGAATTGAGATTGTCTATTACGCATCCACCCAGCAactatttcgaaaaaatggctttgtgGACGGAGCAAGGCAAGCTTTGGCGTTTCCCCATCGATAATGAACAAGATATTGGAGCCGAGGCTGAAGTTGATTTCTCGGAACATGTTTTCTTGGAGGAACAATTGGAGCCATGGTGCCCGAAAAAAGGACCTGTTCGTCATTTCATGGAATTAGTAACTGTCGGTTTGTCCAAAAATCCCTACATGAGTGTACGGGAGAAGCACgatcacataaatttttataaagaatacTTTGAGTCGAAGAAGGATTTGTTGCAACAAATTATCGTAGAGTCTAAAACAGGAGACAAGAAGGAACTTTCAAATCAGTAG